Genomic window (Zymoseptoria tritici IPO323 chromosome 1, whole genome shotgun sequence):
CATCCATCGTGACATGTGTGAACTCTCGAGCTCGTGAAGCATTTTCCAACATTCAAGCGCCGACACCGCACAATCGACCTGCATACCATCCCCGCATAAATTTTTGGTTTCGCCGATGACTCCGATGTATGTAGTGCGCACCGTGCTCTAGACTTTGACGAGCCGGCATTGGAACTCAAACCAATTGCTTGAATGAATTTGTCGTTGAACAAGATCATATGCAAAGCTACGACTCCGGCACGTTGTCAACTTACGCTCGTTTCAGCTGAATCTCGCCGGGTTGGCAGTGTTCATCCCTTCCAGAGCTTTTGATCAGCTCGACAGGCCACCAAGAAAGTCCAGCGACTGACATCGCCCTCCGAAAAGAACTGCTACGTCCATACACCTTCGATCATGGCGGCCACCAATGGCTCGTCCACGGCAACAAAAGTCCCAATCCTGGGCAACGAgagcatcatcgtcgactaCGGCCTCTGGCCGCACTATGCCACCAACGACCTTCTGACGAACATTGTCAGCTCCACTTACATACTCGTCTGCGACACGAATCTTGCCCAGCTAGAGTACGTCTCAGCATTCCGGAGCAGCTTCGAAGCAGAGCGCACGAGGCAAGGCAAAACAGAGGCAGATGCTCGACTCCTCATTTACGACCGCATTGCGCCTGGCGAGACATCAAAGAGTCGGCAAACAAAAGCGGACATAGAAGATTGGCTTTTGGAGCAAGGATGTACAAGAGACACGGTCATTCTGGCGCTCGGAGGTGGTGTCATGGGTGACTTGCTCGGCTTTGTCGCAGCAACATACATGCGCGGAGTACGATTTGTACAGATTCCTACATCCTTGCTGGCTATGGTGGACAGCAGCATTGGTGGAAAGACTGCAATCGATACACCACTGGGCAAGAATTTGATCGGCAGCTTCTGGCAGCCCGAGAGGATCTACATTGATCTTGCGTTCCTGGAGACCTTGAACAAGCGACAGGTGTGCAATGGCATGGCAGAGGTGGTCAAGACAGCGGCGATTTGGGACGAGAAAGAGTTTGAGCGGCTGGAGGAGGGCGCGGATGCTATCATGGCAGCGTTAGACAAGCCGGTCGGCAAGGGACGTTTCGCAGGCATCGAGGATGTATTCAAGAGAATCGTGCTGGGCAGCGCGAGAGTCAAAGCAGAAGTTGTGAGCAGCGATGAGAGAGAAGGTGGACTGCGGAATCTTCTAAACTTTGGACACTCGATTGGACATGCGTACGAGGCAATTTGGACGCCTGAGATTCTCCACGGAGAATCGGTCGCAGTCGGCATGGTCAAGGAAGCCGAGCTGGCACGCTATCTGGGTGTCTTACCTCCGGGTGCCGTGGCCAGGCTTACAAAGTGCATCGCAAGCTATGGCCTGCCGACTGCCATCGACGACAAGCTCATCACTAAGTGGACAGACAAGCAATGCCCTGCAGACGAGCTCCTGAGGCGCATGGCTGTGGACAAGAAGAACGCGggctcgaagaagaagatcgtCTTGCTGTCTGCTATAGGTCGATGTTACGAGCCACAGGCGACCAAGGTCGACGACAAGGACATTCGTATCGTGCTGTGCCCGGCCATCTCCGTCAAGCCGGGAGTGCCAAAGGCTCTGAATGCATCCTGCAAGCCCCCTGGCAGCAAAAGCATCTCCAATCGCGTCCTTTTGCTCGCAGCATTGGGCGCTGGAAAGTGCAAGATCAGCAATTTACTGCACTCTGACGATACCCAGTTCATGCTCACAGCAATCGCCAAACTCGGTGGCGCTACATACAGCTGGGAAGACGAGGGTCGCGTACTGGTCCTGAATGGTAACGGCGGTGCCCTGAAAGCCTCGCCCGAGGAGATCTACATCGGGAATGCAGGCACGGCATCGCGATTCCTCACAACTGCTGTCACTCTCGCGCGTGGAAGCTCGTCTGCATCTCACACGGTCTTGACAGGCAATGCCCGCATGCAAGAGCGCCCGCAGGGACCTCTTGTCGACGCATTGCGGTCGAACGGTGTTGACATTGAGTATTTGGGCAAAGCTGGAAGCCAGAGCTTACCACTGCGCATCGCCGCGGCAGGCGGCTTTGAAGGAGGCGACATTGAGCTAACGGCAAAGGTGTCATCTCAATACGTCTCCTCAATCCTGATGTGCGCGCCGTATGCCAAGAAGCCAGTCACGCTGCGTCTCGTTGGTGACAAGGTCATCAGCCAGCCATACATTGACATGACGATTGCCATGATGGCCGACTTTGGCGTACAGGTCACTCGAAGCAAAACCGAAGCAAATGTGTACCATGTGCCCAAGCAGCAATACCAGAACCCGACGGAGTACGAGGTCGAAAGCGATGCTAGCAGTGCCACGTACCCTCTCGCTGTTGCTGCGATCACTGGTACGAAGTGTACGGTCCCCAACATCGGCTCTGCATCATTGCAAGGCGATGCGCGTTTTGCCGTGGACGTCCTGAGGCCGATGGGCTGTGAGGTGGTGCAGACCAAAACCAGCACAACAGTAACCGGACCACCAATCGGAGAGCTCCAGCCATTGTTTCATGTCGACATGGAGCCCATGACGGATGCTTTCCTCACAGCCTCTGTTCTAGCCGCGGTCGCGAAGCCAAACAAGGCGGGTGCCACAACAAAGATCACTGGCATCGCAAATCAGAGGCAAAAAGAGTGCAATCGTATCAAAGCTATGCATGACGAACTTGCCAAGTTTGGTGTGACGTGTCGAGAGCTCGATGATGGGATCGAAATCGATGGCCGTGGTTCAGATCTTCAGCCTGCCAGTGAAGGTATTCATTGCTATGACGATCATCGCGTTGCCATGAGTTTTGCTGTACTGGCCACGATTGCACCTCGTGATACTCTGATCATGGAGAGAGAATGTACGGGCAAGACTTGGCCCGGTTGGTGGGATCAGATGAAGCAAGTCTTCGGCGTGGAACTGGAGGGCGTTGAGCCCCAAGGTTCGCAGCACACCCTTGCTAAAGGTATCAACGGCCATGTTCCGGACCGCGAGGTCAAGAAgtccatcttcatcatcggtATGCGGGGAGCAGGCAAGACTACCACCGGTGGTTGGGCATCGAAGATTCTTGGCTGGCCTTTCTTGGATATGGACACCGAACTCGAGGCTCGCGAAGGCATGAGTATACCAGAAATGTTAAAGGACAATGATTGGGCCGGATTCCGTCAACGTGAGTTCAAGCTTCTCCGGAGCTTGATGAAAGAGAAGCCGAACGGACACATCATCGCCACAGGAGGTGGTATAGTTGAGACGCCCGAAGCACGAGAGCTTCTGAAGGAATGGCAAAAGGTACGTGTACGTGCCGCCCCCTGTGCGCATGCAGAATCCGTTGACACCTTTCAGGATGGCATGGTGCTTTATGTGACGCGTGACATCAACTCCATCATCGACTACCTGCAAATCGACAAGACCCGGCCGGCCTATGTGGAAGACATGATGGGCGTCTTTCTCCGACGTAAGCCTTGGTTCGAAGCATGTAGTAATCTCCACTACCACTCACAGCCAGTGGACGAGTCTGCTGCGATTGCCGGATGGACCAGCCCACTGGATGACTTCTCACGTTTCCTTCACACCATGACTGGCAGGTCTGGAGCAATGAGCCACATTCAAGCGAAGGAGCACTCCTTCTTCGTCGCGCTGACCGCTCCAACTATCCAAAGCGTGCTTCCTCTCCTGCCAGAAGTCACTATGGGATCGGACGCCATTGAGCTTCGTGTTGATCTTCTGGTAGACCCAGCAGCGTCCGATGGGCTTCCCAGGCCCGAGTTCCTCAAAGACCAGGTCTCACTTCTCCGCGCATCATCACGACTGCCATTGATCTTCACCCTTCGATCTGTATCTCAAGGAGGTCGTTTCCCTGACGGCGATGTGGAACGCGCCGTGGCCCTTTACCGAGAAGGTCTGCGCATGGGCTTCGACTTTGTTGATCTTGAACTCACTTCGCCTCCTGAAGTGAAGGAGTACGTGCTCAATCACCGCAAGATGtgcatcatcatcgcctcTCATCACGATCCGAAGGCCACACTATCTTGGGCCAATGGTGCAGCCGACTGGAAGCCTCTGTTCGCCAGTGCCCTTTCGTACGGTGATATTGTGAAGCTCGTTGGCGTTGCCAAAACAACCGATGACAACGATGACCTGAAGATCTTCAAGAAATGGGTCGCCAAGGCACATCCGGACACACCTGTCATCGCAATCAACATGGCCGAAGCTGGAAAGAGCAGCCGTGTGTTCAATGGCTTCATGACTCCCGTCTCGCATCCCGCGATGCTGGCCAAGGCCGCACCTGGCCAGCTTCCAGCCGCAGACATTCGTCGAGTTCTTGGCTTAATGTCCTACATTGAGCCTAAGAAGTTCTGCATCTTTGGGAAGCCGGTGCAGCATAGCAGGAGTCCAGCTTTGCACAACGCCCTATTTCAACTCACAGGACTACCGCATGCTTATGGTATCCACGAAACCGATCGGGCTGCCGACCTCGTGGACATCATTCGTGCACCCGACTTCGGCGGCGCAAGCGTGACAATTCCACTGAAGCTGGACGTTATGCCACTGCTCGATGTTGTCGACTCTGCTGCAAAGACGATTGGCGCAGTCAACACAGTCGTGCCTTCGTTGGACACTGCTACTGGCAAGACCATTCTGACAGGGCACAACACCGACTGGCAGGGCATCATTCTCTCTCTTCGTAATGCCGGCTCCAAAGTACCTGGCCACGGAGTGCAACAAGCCGGCATGGttgtcggtggtggtggcacAGCGCGTGCAGCAATTTACGCTCTCAAGAA
Coding sequences:
- the ARO1 gene encoding AROM pentafunctional protein, ARO1 (Putative AROM pentafunctional protein.), translated to MAATNGSSTATKVPILGNESIIVDYGLWPHYATNDLLTNIVSSTYILVCDTNLAQLEYVSAFRSSFEAERTRQGKTEADARLLIYDRIAPGETSKSRQTKADIEDWLLEQGCTRDTVILALGGGVMGDLLGFVAATYMRGVRFVQIPTSLLAMVDSSIGGKTAIDTPLGKNLIGSFWQPERIYIDLAFLETLNKRQVCNGMAEVVKTAAIWDEKEFERLEEGADAIMAALDKPVGKGRFAGIEDVFKRIVLGSARVKAEVVSSDEREGGLRNLLNFGHSIGHAYEAIWTPEILHGESVAVGMVKEAELARYLGVLPPGAVARLTKCIASYGLPTAIDDKLITKWTDKQCPADELLRRMAVDKKNAGSKKKIVLLSAIGRCYEPQATKVDDKDIRIVLCPAISVKPGVPKALNASCKPPGSKSISNRVLLLAALGAGKCKISNLLHSDDTQFMLTAIAKLGGATYSWEDEGRVLVLNGNGGALKASPEEIYIGNAGTASRFLTTAVTLARGSSSASHTVLTGNARMQERPQGPLVDALRSNGVDIEYLGKAGSQSLPLRIAAAGGFEGGDIELTAKVSSQYVSSILMCAPYAKKPVTLRLVGDKVISQPYIDMTIAMMADFGVQVTRSKTEANVYHVPKQQYQNPTEYEVESDASSATYPLAVAAITGTKCTVPNIGSASLQGDARFAVDVLRPMGCEVVQTKTSTTVTGPPIGELQPLFHVDMEPMTDAFLTASVLAAVAKPNKAGATTKITGIANQRQKECNRIKAMHDELAKFGVTCRELDDGIEIDGRGSDLQPASEGIHCYDDHRVAMSFAVLATIAPRDTLIMERECTGKTWPGWWDQMKQVFGVELEGVEPQGSQHTLAKGINGHVPDREVKKSIFIIGMRGAGKTTTGGWASKILGWPFLDMDTELEAREGMSIPEMLKDNDWAGFRQREFKLLRSLMKEKPNGHIIATGGGIVETPEARELLKEWQKVRDGMVLYVTRDINSIIDYLQIDKTRPAYVEDMMGVFLRRKPWFEACSNLHYHSQPVDESAAIAGWTSPLDDFSRFLHTMTGRSGAMSHIQAKEHSFFVALTAPTIQSVLPLLPEVTMGSDAIELRVDLLVDPAASDGLPRPEFLKDQVSLLRASSRLPLIFTLRSVSQGGRFPDGDVERAVALYREGLRMGFDFVDLELTSPPEVKEYVLNHRKMCIIIASHHDPKATLSWANGAADWKPLFASALSYGDIVKLVGVAKTTDDNDDLKIFKKWVAKAHPDTPVIAINMAEAGKSSRVFNGFMTPVSHPAMLAKAAPGQLPAADIRRVLGLMSYIEPKKFCIFGKPVQHSRSPALHNALFQLTGLPHAYGIHETDRAADLVDIIRAPDFGGASVTIPLKLDVMPLLDVVDSAAKTIGAVNTVVPSLDTATGKTILTGHNTDWQGIILSLRNAGSKVPGHGVQQAGMVVGGGGTARAAIYALKNMGYSPIYLVGRNKTKLATLTQSFAQDYNIQLLSSEDEVKAIPNNKQPVVAVGTIPGDLPIDAGLEAILRSVFKMENDNSKVLLEMAYKPAVTPLVELVSSRGWKTVPGLEPLVGQGVHQFKWVSRLLWTDIMPLYSVSRDAVMGK